tgtctctatgtgagctacatgatataaagttaaaatttatatttgataatagtattaattttacgtactcttgtattttatttttattacttctgtttttcaaaatttcaattacgTGATTTTCGATCTCAGCGAAGCAATCAAAAATGTTTCTCGTCGGATAGTTCTTTGCAGAGTTCCTTCTCTTGTTTGGTGAGAACCCACTTCTTAGCTGAAATTAAAATGacatcaaatattaaaaattgctgTTCATTAAGTACCATCATGATTAATCATGGTTCGTCATTAAGTGCAATCGTATAACCATTATGTTAAAAAGCGGTGACAGCCTAGTAGCTATGACTTTTCGACAGGTTGGGGGTGCAATCAATTCTAATTttgcagagttatgtgcattttaagaaattaaatatcacttgctttaatggtgaacgaaaaaatatcttaaggaaacctgcatggcagaCGATGGCCTAAACTcatctcactcttagaggagacctatgctcagtaataagctggcaatgagttgatcatgactaAAGATATTATCAATGAGCAATAAATTCTTAGGGTTATCAAAATAGAGCCTTTTTACTGTTATTCTGCTGCTAGTCTTTCTGACCGTGTATAATATTGTTGTCTTGAAGTCATATTATACAGAGTTATTTAGACAACCTGGCATTTTTGGggcagaaaaaatattgatcccAACTTGATATGCCTGAGACTTTGTCCACATGATTTAAAAGTGTCTGCTACAGACAGAGTATGAAGCATGGCATGATCACCACagtaagttataatatttaactaagccaagtaagttataaaaactttttagtttaaaactaaGGATTCTGATATACCTTTTAAATTGTCCTTTGAGTTTAACTTAATAGCAACTGCAGGTACTGCTTTACTTGATGTTGCAACAAGTCCTgcaaaataccaaaaataacacatgagataataatacgataatctataccaaccaattttaaaaaatcttttacaagtagaaatctacattattcctgagtaacataagctatattttattttcaaaaaattagagatccacatgaaaactgtaataagctacccatgcgaaGGTAAGGTCACTAGTTAATACTAAAGCTACCAACAatggaaatgaaaaaatgatgttTGATTTGAAAGGTATCAAACTTTCACATCAGTAGTTCATTTAAGTTATACTACACTATTCTATTAGTATCTAATTAAATCGAAATGATATGATCATGTAAATCAAAAACACTATTTTTTGCATTTCCTATTGTATGGCATTATACATATCTgccatgttaaaaaataaacttaaaggcgatttaaaattatagggtactagcttatgctttcgacttcgtccgcatggactacacaaatttcaaacccctatttcacccccttagggatttaaattttaaaaaatcctttcttagcggatgcctacatcataatagctatctgcatgccaaatttcagcctgatccgtctagtagttggagctgtgcgttgatagatcagtcagtcagtcagtcagtcaccttttccttttatatatttagatttaagatttataattaCCTGGTGCCATTTCCATTTCATTAGAATTTGATATGAAACTGGAGCTAGTATGCGGTTCAGAAACAATTATTGCTTCAGCAGCAGCCAtattctctaaaataaaaatatcaatatcaaaaccataataaagtaaatacattgAGATATGAATCATTCACATTAGAGAGTAAGACTTGTCCATGTTTCTAcataaaaagttcttgtaaataattaacttgaaaccaTTAGCTGTCTGATATTCTGTGAcaagttacataatatctaaaatataccaattagcaagtgaaaatatttgctagttacaaaggtactttaaaaatgtctaaccAACCTGCTAAACAGAGTGATGAGATGGCTAGGGAACACAACTTTGTTGGGTACAAATAAATGTCCTCAAAATGTCTACGACAGACCCTTCTGTTGCTGTAAATGTAATCTTTATCTAATTCCGCTACATGACCCCCAATCTTCTTCAGCCACACTTGAAACAAATCAATGTGCTGATTTGGGTTGGGGAAACGGT
The Maniola hyperantus chromosome 11, iAphHyp1.2, whole genome shotgun sequence DNA segment above includes these coding regions:
- the LOC138402967 gene encoding uncharacterized protein, with product MSQKVCCVPGCSTVAGDGISLHRFPNPNQHIDLFQVWLKKIGGHVAELDKDYIYSNRRVCRRHFEDIYLYPTKLCSLAISSLCLAENMAAAEAIIVSEPHTSSSFISNSNEMEMAPGLVATSSKAVPAVAIKLNSKDNLKAKKWVLTKQEKELCKELSDEKHF